One SAR324 cluster bacterium genomic region harbors:
- the fdhD gene encoding formate dehydrogenase accessory sulfurtransferase FdhD yields MKSIREFKVKVLQKDGSRNSLLDAVAVEEPLEIRLSVDGFTLRVATTMRTPGNDKELALGFLWSEGLIRDIESIQSVKRSSDPRLEVSENVIVVELSAGTRVAWSRLNRRTAVQSSCGICGRQSLQSLKNFEISQPRGAPWPGDLSLGTFLEQLSSSQNMFRSTGGVHASGLFHYDGNLICLREDVGRHNALDKVVGWSLDKKFVPAEDAILLVSGRISFELVQKALLAGIPNLVGIGAPSSLAIELAEEFDLTLLGFLRENSVNVYSGDWRISRL; encoded by the coding sequence GTGAAGTCGATCCGTGAGTTCAAAGTCAAAGTCCTGCAAAAGGATGGCTCTAGAAACTCCCTTCTTGATGCTGTTGCCGTTGAAGAACCTCTTGAAATCAGGTTGTCTGTTGATGGCTTTACGCTTCGGGTAGCTACAACGATGCGTACCCCAGGTAATGACAAAGAATTGGCTCTTGGATTCCTTTGGTCAGAAGGATTAATTAGGGACATAGAGTCGATTCAGTCAGTGAAAAGATCGTCAGACCCCAGGCTGGAAGTTTCAGAAAATGTAATTGTTGTGGAACTATCTGCAGGAACTCGAGTTGCCTGGAGCCGCCTGAATCGAAGAACAGCTGTGCAATCTAGCTGTGGAATTTGCGGGCGTCAGTCTCTACAAAGCCTCAAAAATTTTGAAATAAGTCAACCTAGGGGAGCTCCCTGGCCAGGGGATCTATCTCTAGGGACTTTTTTGGAGCAGCTCTCTAGCTCACAAAATATGTTTCGAAGTACTGGAGGTGTCCACGCCTCAGGACTTTTCCATTACGATGGGAATTTGATTTGTTTGAGAGAGGATGTTGGTCGGCACAACGCACTTGATAAAGTTGTTGGCTGGAGTCTGGATAAGAAATTCGTTCCTGCTGAGGATGCGATTTTGTTGGTGAGTGGCAGAATCAGCTTCGAGTTGGTGCAGAAGGCACTTCTAGCGGGAATCCCAAACTTAGTCGGAATTGGAGCCCCAAGCTCCCTTGCAATAGAATTAGCTGAAGAATTTGATCTGACCTTGCTTGGATTTCTGCGAGAAAACTCTGTGAACGTTTACTCTGGTGA
- a CDS encoding glycogen/starch/alpha-glucan phosphorylase, translated as FVTNYGVSSSEEIIAASEVSEHISTAGTEASGTSNMKFSLNGCILLGTHDGATIEIGEEVGSENIFTFGMKANDVQHLRANEYDPQQIYNENPRVQNVLDLVGSGFFNPQEPQRYRDLIDSLIYNDHYLLLADFDAYSACQELVGKTYQDVPTWTQMSIANTAKVGKFSSDRTIREYATQIWNVHPLLHGR; from the coding sequence TATTTGTAACCAATTATGGTGTGTCCAGCTCGGAAGAGATCATCGCGGCCAGCGAGGTCTCAGAACATATTTCTACAGCAGGGACAGAGGCTTCGGGTACCAGTAACATGAAATTTTCTTTAAACGGCTGCATCCTACTCGGGACCCACGATGGTGCGACAATCGAAATTGGAGAGGAAGTTGGATCAGAGAATATCTTTACCTTTGGGATGAAGGCGAATGATGTTCAGCATTTGAGAGCAAATGAATATGATCCTCAGCAGATCTATAATGAAAATCCCCGAGTACAGAATGTACTAGATCTTGTTGGATCTGGTTTTTTCAATCCCCAAGAGCCTCAACGTTATCGGGATCTTATCGATTCTCTGATTTATAATGATCATTACTTACTTCTTGCAGATTTTGATGCTTACTCTGCTTGTCAAGAGTTAGTTGGAAAAACTTATCAAGATGTTCCTACCTGGACTCAGATGTCGATTGCAAATACTGCCAAAGTTGGCAAATTTTCAAGTGATCGTACGATCAGGGAATATGCAACCCAGATTTGGAATGTCCACCCCTTACTTCATGGAAGATGA